In Myxococcus fulvus, the following proteins share a genomic window:
- a CDS encoding excalibur calcium-binding domain-containing protein — protein MHNLLFVSWMFLAVFLTGCGRLLGLDCIDTNCSDYPTRLAAQMDYEADPECRADLDADHDGVACEEDTRDEVHCSSASGCQCSGKNRDACFADASCCLWVVGRGCGCR, from the coding sequence ATGCACAACCTCCTCTTCGTCTCCTGGATGTTCCTGGCCGTCTTCCTCACGGGCTGTGGGCGACTGCTCGGCTTGGACTGTATCGATACGAATTGCAGCGACTACCCCACCCGGCTGGCCGCGCAGATGGACTACGAGGCCGACCCGGAGTGCCGCGCGGACCTCGACGCAGACCACGATGGCGTGGCGTGCGAGGAGGACACCCGCGACGAGGTCCACTGCTCGTCGGCCTCCGGCTGCCAGTGCTCGGGCAAGAACCGGGACGCCTGTTTCGCGGACGCCTCGTGCTGCCTCTGGGTCGTGGGCAGGGGATGTGGCTGCCGGTAG
- a CDS encoding hybrid sensor histidine kinase/response regulator, which produces MEPRAESPGRAKDEERARATILNVNDTPAVLYLTSRILTVAGYHVVEATSGTEALRLAGGRPDMVLLDVHLPDIDGYEVCRRLRAREETRDLLIAHLSAVSVSREDRLRGLAQGADAYWTTPLEDDELLANVEALLRLQSRAQAAVHARDEFMSIAAHELRTPLTALRLNLERLVHHLTRVPGDMVARRTVEASTTPALRQLVRLQQLLDTLLDVSRVGSRKLRLDIEVFDLAEAAREVAGRLAMSARAAGTELSLALPLGPALLMGDRLRLEQVISNLLANAFRYGDSKPIWLTVEEHPDALWLSVTDQGIGIAKQDQARIFNRFERASSTGRADGLGLGLFIAREIVIAHGGTLSVESEPGQGATFHVTLPRHRTAAY; this is translated from the coding sequence ATGGAGCCCCGCGCCGAATCCCCAGGACGAGCGAAGGACGAGGAACGCGCGCGCGCCACCATCCTCAACGTCAATGACACGCCCGCGGTCCTCTACCTCACCAGCCGCATCCTCACGGTGGCTGGCTACCACGTGGTGGAGGCGACCAGCGGAACGGAGGCGCTCCGGCTGGCGGGCGGGCGTCCGGACATGGTGTTGCTGGATGTCCACCTGCCGGACATCGACGGATACGAGGTCTGCCGGCGCCTGCGGGCGCGGGAGGAGACGCGCGACCTCTTGATTGCGCACCTGTCCGCCGTCTCCGTCAGTCGCGAGGACCGGCTGCGCGGGCTGGCGCAGGGGGCGGATGCCTACTGGACCACCCCGCTGGAGGATGACGAGCTACTGGCGAACGTGGAGGCGCTCCTCCGCCTGCAGTCCCGCGCGCAGGCGGCGGTGCACGCCCGCGACGAGTTCATGTCCATCGCGGCGCACGAGCTGAGGACGCCGCTGACGGCGCTCCGGCTCAACCTGGAGCGGCTGGTCCACCACCTCACCCGGGTTCCCGGGGACATGGTGGCGCGACGCACCGTGGAGGCCAGCACCACGCCCGCGCTCCGGCAGCTGGTGCGACTGCAGCAGCTGTTGGACACGCTGCTGGACGTGTCGCGGGTGGGCAGCCGCAAGCTGCGGCTGGACATCGAGGTGTTCGACCTGGCCGAGGCCGCGCGCGAGGTGGCCGGGCGGCTGGCGATGTCGGCCCGCGCGGCGGGCACCGAGCTGTCCCTGGCGCTCCCCCTGGGACCCGCGCTGCTCATGGGAGACCGGCTCCGGCTGGAGCAGGTCATCAGCAACCTGCTCGCCAATGCCTTCCGTTATGGGGACAGCAAGCCCATCTGGCTCACGGTGGAGGAGCACCCGGACGCGCTGTGGCTGAGCGTGACGGACCAGGGCATCGGCATCGCGAAGCAGGACCAGGCGCGCATCTTCAACCGCTTCGAGCGCGCGTCGAGCACGGGGCGCGCGGATGGCCTGGGCCTGGGCCTGTTCATCGCGCGGGAGATCGTCATCGCCCATGGCGGCACGCTCAGCGTCGAGAGCGAGCCGGGCCAGGGGGCCACGTTCCATGTGACACTGCCCCGTCATCGGACGGCGGCCTACTGA
- a CDS encoding ATPase domain-containing protein: MSSEGGAGEKKTLHPRLETGVPRLDFITKGGLIKGASYAVLGPPGSGKTILAHQIAFWHVKHGGKALYVTLLTESHARMLANLEGMSFFDTSVIPEKLHYLSGYRQLESEGLKGLLELVRRAVRQHQATLLILDGMDVAKDMARADLTYKRFLQELQTFIGILGCTTLLLSPHDPSKLLPETTAVDGIFALSLWLSGPRAVRELSTLKFRGSDSLLGKHELEISNRGVVIHPRTEVQFSDPVDRVASERIRMGFGVPRLDESLHGGLLSGSTTLLLGAPGTGKTLLGLRFLLEGARRGQPGVYFGFYETSQRLMEKAEGVGMGDLSKYVEAGLIEIQWQPPLEHNMDALAERLLERIHERKVKRLRLFVDSVAGFRSAAVYPERMSRFFSALSHQLRMLDVTTLYSDETALFSPGVDAPQPDATAYVENVIMLRYVELRSQLYRLISIMKMRESQYDSGIREFSITDKGITVADTFESAESVLTGHAIMAGGARDVRRKAPMGEKAKPRKRPQPKVRRKPAPRRRS; this comes from the coding sequence GTGTCCTCTGAAGGTGGTGCCGGCGAGAAGAAGACGCTTCATCCTCGGCTGGAGACGGGGGTGCCCCGGCTCGACTTCATCACCAAAGGTGGCCTCATCAAGGGCGCCTCGTACGCGGTGCTGGGGCCGCCGGGCTCGGGCAAGACCATCCTGGCGCATCAGATCGCCTTCTGGCACGTCAAGCACGGCGGCAAGGCGCTCTACGTGACGCTGCTCACGGAGTCCCATGCGCGCATGCTCGCGAACCTGGAGGGGATGTCCTTCTTCGACACGAGCGTCATCCCCGAGAAGCTGCACTACCTGAGCGGCTACCGACAGCTCGAGTCCGAGGGCCTCAAGGGGCTGCTGGAGTTGGTGCGGCGCGCCGTCCGTCAGCACCAGGCCACCCTGCTCATCCTGGATGGCATGGACGTGGCGAAGGACATGGCGCGGGCGGACCTGACGTACAAGCGCTTCCTGCAGGAGCTGCAGACCTTCATCGGCATCCTCGGCTGTACCACGCTGCTGCTGTCGCCGCACGACCCCTCAAAGCTCCTGCCGGAGACCACCGCGGTGGACGGCATCTTCGCGCTGTCGCTCTGGCTGTCGGGGCCCCGGGCCGTGCGGGAGCTCTCGACGCTGAAGTTCCGGGGCAGCGACTCGCTGCTGGGCAAGCACGAGCTGGAGATTTCGAACCGGGGCGTCGTCATCCATCCCCGCACGGAGGTGCAGTTCAGCGACCCGGTGGACCGGGTGGCGTCGGAGCGCATCCGGATGGGCTTCGGCGTGCCCCGGCTGGACGAGTCGCTGCATGGGGGGCTGTTGTCGGGCTCCACCACGCTGCTGTTGGGGGCGCCGGGCACGGGCAAGACGCTGTTGGGGCTGCGCTTCCTGCTCGAGGGGGCGCGCCGAGGGCAGCCCGGGGTGTACTTCGGCTTCTATGAGACGTCCCAGCGGCTCATGGAGAAGGCCGAGGGCGTGGGCATGGGGGACTTGAGCAAGTACGTGGAGGCGGGCCTCATCGAAATCCAGTGGCAGCCGCCCCTGGAGCACAACATGGACGCGCTCGCGGAGCGGCTGCTGGAGCGCATCCACGAGCGGAAGGTGAAGCGCCTGCGGCTCTTCGTGGACAGCGTCGCGGGCTTCCGCTCGGCGGCCGTCTATCCGGAGCGGATGAGCCGCTTCTTCTCCGCGCTGTCCCACCAGCTGCGGATGCTGGACGTCACCACGCTGTACTCGGACGAGACGGCCCTGTTCTCCCCGGGCGTGGACGCGCCCCAGCCGGACGCCACCGCGTACGTGGAGAACGTCATCATGCTGCGCTACGTGGAGCTGCGCTCGCAGCTGTACCGGTTGATCTCCATCATGAAGATGCGGGAGAGCCAGTACGACAGCGGCATCCGGGAGTTCTCCATCACGGACAAGGGCATCACCGTGGCGGACACCTTCGAGAGCGCGGAGTCGGTGCTGACAGGGCACGCCATCATGGCGGGCGGCGCGCGGGACGTGCGGCGCAAGGCGCCCATGGGCGAGAAGGCGAAGCCGCGCAAGCGGCCACAGCCGAAGGTCCGGCGCAAGCCCGCGCCCCGGAGGCGCTCATGA
- a CDS encoding response regulator has product MRTVLVVDDEMDIADAVKSILEDEGYRVVTCANGREALECLEEVRPDLIIIDVMMPVMNGFEALRAIRQREEFAELPVLIMSAIDPSVRPAEYDWAGFLKKPFSLSHLLEQVHKLVPVAA; this is encoded by the coding sequence ATGAGGACCGTGCTGGTCGTCGACGACGAGATGGACATCGCGGACGCGGTGAAGTCCATCCTCGAGGACGAGGGCTACCGGGTGGTGACGTGCGCCAACGGACGCGAGGCGCTGGAGTGTCTGGAGGAGGTGCGGCCGGACCTCATCATCATCGACGTGATGATGCCGGTGATGAACGGGTTCGAGGCGCTGCGGGCCATCCGACAGCGCGAGGAGTTCGCGGAGCTGCCGGTGCTCATCATGAGCGCCATCGACCCGTCGGTGCGGCCGGCGGAGTACGACTGGGCGGGCTTCCTCAAGAAGCCCTTCTCACTCAGCCACCTGTTGGAGCAGGTGCACAAGCTGGTGCCGGTGGCGGCCTGA
- a CDS encoding cupin domain-containing protein, whose amino-acid sequence MKNLLWNTLGASALAFTLIACGGAGSLPPPPDETPIEEPPGDEDPAPNPGTGGEAPAPSPGGEDPAPVEPEMKEVEVRFKASHLKEGDVIAIPAGVSAWIYNSGEEDPLVVVQLFDTAVFKDNEHAPLVAKLQIPVKRSLSDIDPYIRLKVEFTKERGSIRRAGEATPTELDTNVAPIDTKIDVDDLFIRNRTVLDINMEKSIVKESEKEVFLPNLNIKF is encoded by the coding sequence ATGAAGAACCTGCTCTGGAACACCCTGGGGGCCTCGGCCCTGGCCTTCACGCTCATCGCCTGCGGGGGCGCAGGCTCTCTCCCCCCGCCACCGGATGAGACTCCCATCGAGGAGCCGCCCGGCGACGAGGACCCCGCGCCCAATCCCGGCACGGGCGGCGAAGCCCCTGCTCCCAGCCCCGGCGGCGAGGACCCGGCCCCGGTCGAGCCCGAGATGAAGGAAGTCGAGGTACGCTTCAAAGCCAGCCACCTCAAGGAGGGCGATGTCATTGCCATCCCGGCGGGTGTTTCAGCGTGGATTTACAACTCGGGGGAGGAAGACCCCCTCGTGGTTGTTCAACTTTTCGACACGGCCGTCTTCAAGGACAACGAGCATGCGCCGCTCGTCGCGAAGCTCCAAATCCCAGTGAAGCGGTCCCTGTCGGACATCGACCCCTACATCCGGCTCAAGGTCGAGTTCACCAAGGAGCGTGGCTCCATCCGCAGGGCAGGAGAGGCCACGCCGACGGAGCTCGACACGAACGTGGCCCCCATCGACACCAAGATCGACGTCGATGACCTCTTCATCCGAAACCGCACCGTGCTCGACATCAACATGGAGAAGTCCATCGTCAAGGAATCAGAGAAGGAGGTGTTCCTGCCCAACCTGAACATAAAGTTCTGA